In Triticum aestivum cultivar Chinese Spring chromosome 5B, IWGSC CS RefSeq v2.1, whole genome shotgun sequence, the following proteins share a genomic window:
- the LOC123114671 gene encoding vegetative cell wall protein gp1, translating to MKQEKRKPRVLSPRLPHSTPQPPAPPHPPPPNPPPPSPDPYIDTPPPCRPPPPRPLLGGPRHRAPSSEAPASTPPPLIHPLRCALPGTPRVSPDPVVASYHQAPACDPATYLWRLYMRVRLVPELPVLRKRKNPIPPPLVPNLPRSPAPGSTATTPPSPLIRRLSLPSPQPRPWRASHRRPPSPDTPLTAVAPAPTRLSPSKIASRRLLDLATPPRLHPSTRHRPASRRPSVAPPANLPARLHSQGAGEPPPAEGRKMTKNTLKLRTNFNLI from the exons ATGAaacaggaaaaaagaaaaccccGCGTCCTCTCGCCACGTCTCCCGCACTCCACCCCGCAACCGCCCGCACCCCCGCATCCCCCGCCACCgaacccaccccctccctccccagACCCCTACATTGACACGCCCCCTCCCTGCAGGCCCCCGCCGCCACGCCCCCTCCTCGGAGGCCCCCGCCACCGCGCCCCCTCCTCGGAGGCCCCCGCCTCCACGCCACCTCCCCTGATCCACCCGCTGCGGTGCGCCCTCCCTGGAACCCCACGCGTGTCGCCAGATCCTGTGGTGGCCAGCTACCACCAAGCACCGGCATGCGACCCCGCCACCTACCTCTG GCGCCTATATATGAGGGTTCGGCTTGTTCCCGAACTCCCCGTGCTGCGAAAAAGAAAAAATCCCATCCCACCACCGCTCGTCCCCAACCTGCCCCGATCCCCTGCCCCTGGATCCACCGCCACGACGCCTCCCTCTCCCTTGATCCGGCGCCTCTCGCTGCCGTCGCCCCAGCCCCGGCCCTGGCGCGCCTCACACCGTCGGCCCCCATCCCCCGACACGCCTCtcaccgccgtcgccccggccCCGACGCGCCTCTCTCCATCCAAGATCGCCTCCCGCCGCCTCCTGGATCTGGCCACCCCCCCGCGCCTCCACCCTTCAACGCGCCACCGCCCTGCATCTCGCCGCCCCAGCGTGGCTCCGCCGGCCAACCTGCCGGCGCGCCTCCACAGTCAAGGAGCCGGCGAGCCACCTCCGGCAGAAG GCAGAAAGATGACGAAGAACACACTGAAGCTAAGAACAAATTTCAACTTGATCTAA